The window TGAGGTTCTTCAGCTCGATGATCGCCACCTCCGGCCGCTCGGTCTTGACGTAGCAGCGGGCCAGCTCGAGACGCAGGTGCGGGATGTCCGCGTGCCTTGGGTGGCGGGCGATGAGGTACTTCAATTCGGCCTCGGCCCGCGGCAGGTCGCCGATGACGTTGAGGTGGATCTCGGCCAGCCGCCGGTGGATCTCGAAGTCGTGGGGGCTGGCGGGGTCGGTCGCAAGCGCCCGCTGCCAGAACTCCATGGCGCCGTACAGGTTGTTCTCGTGGAAGTACAGGATGTTGCCCTGGAGGTAATACACCTCCGCCATCCGCTTCCAATGGGGATACTCGCGCTCAATGGCGCGCAGGGTGTCCGCGGCGGCCCGGGGTTGGTTCGTGCCGATTTGCTCCTGAGCCAGCCGGAAGAGATCTTCGGCGTCCTTCTGGTTGAGCACCAGCAGGATGCATGAGGTCACGAAAGCGGTGGCGATCACCAGGACAATGAAGGTGAGGTGC of the Acidobacteriota bacterium genome contains:
- a CDS encoding tetratricopeptide repeat protein codes for the protein MRTEAINGVVRFLSEHLTFIVLVIATAFVTSCILLVLNQKDAEDLFRLAQEQIGTNQPRAAADTLRAIEREYPHWKRMAEVYYLQGNILYFHENNLYGAMEFWQRALATDPASPHDFEIHRRLAEIHLNVIGDLPRAEAELKYLIARHPRHADIPHLRLELARCYVKTERPEVAIIELKNLIGTVTDPHTRQQAVIQLAMIYYNQKNYQRAREFLEPVTRAPHCDDCRHLALMVMSDILEIQEDYDKAIEILGQIPDNILSEEKKQARISSIKKQFVPSAPSGGGTR